The following proteins are encoded in a genomic region of Candidatus Poribacteria bacterium:
- a CDS encoding acetylxylan esterase encodes MEKTIPRFLTAELGVEHLLKQMPPLHFTGTSKAEWREWRKVFRHKLVKDLGPKPEAIRLEVEVLERTEMDGYTREKIIFNPDPFSSIPAYVLSPEGAGPNNRCPAVLCAHGHGIGKDPLAGIGKDYQKQFAVELTRHGFVTISPDWRTFGERKDRDEWVRRPGRDGCNVAYMAYGYFGYQLLQLHICDAQRCLDYLQSRPDVDGRRLGCMGCSFGGTMTTYVSALDQRIKAAVIVCYLSTLTDALNDRGRGNTCGSQFMFGLRGHGDISDVAGLIAPRPCMAQIASDDSCFIAADAKNAFDHIEQIYTAAGRPDNLELDYFEGEHEVDVEPGLAFLKKHLM; translated from the coding sequence ATGGAAAAGACAATCCCCCGTTTTTTGACTGCGGAGCTTGGCGTAGAGCACCTGTTAAAGCAGATGCCACCTCTGCATTTCACCGGAACATCAAAGGCAGAGTGGCGGGAATGGCGTAAAGTCTTTCGACATAAGTTAGTCAAAGACTTGGGACCGAAACCGGAGGCCATCCGGCTAGAGGTCGAGGTGTTAGAACGGACAGAGATGGATGGATATACGCGTGAGAAGATAATTTTCAATCCTGATCCCTTCTCTTCTATTCCTGCCTATGTTCTAAGTCCTGAAGGGGCAGGTCCGAACAATCGTTGTCCGGCGGTGCTCTGTGCGCACGGGCACGGGATTGGGAAAGATCCGCTCGCCGGGATAGGTAAGGATTATCAGAAGCAGTTCGCTGTTGAGTTGACACGGCATGGATTCGTCACGATTTCACCGGACTGGCGCACCTTCGGTGAACGTAAAGATCGCGATGAATGGGTGCGCCGCCCAGGACGTGACGGCTGCAATGTCGCCTATATGGCTTACGGTTACTTTGGTTATCAACTGCTCCAGCTCCATATCTGTGACGCCCAGCGGTGCTTGGACTACTTACAATCTCGACCCGATGTAGATGGGAGGCGCCTGGGTTGTATGGGCTGTTCATTCGGTGGCACGATGACAACCTACGTTTCTGCCTTGGATCAACGGATTAAAGCGGCAGTTATCGTTTGCTACCTTAGCACGCTGACCGATGCGCTCAACGATCGAGGACGTGGAAATACTTGCGGTTCTCAGTTTATGTTTGGGCTGCGTGGGCATGGCGACATATCAGATGTAGCGGGATTAATTGCACCGCGTCCCTGCATGGCACAGATAGCATCGGACGATAGTTGTTTCATCGCGGCAGATGCCAAAAACGCGTTCGATCACATTGAGCAGATTTATACCGCAGCCGGTCGTCCGGATAATCTTGAGCTAGACTACTTTGAAGGGGAACATGAGGTTGACGTTGAGCCGGGGCTCGCATTTCTCAAGAAGCATTTGATGTAA
- a CDS encoding enolase, with product MKITDIEVIQFRTTTRGHPTKWGYGVWGDEVDSVGTITKISTDEGVEGHMLGGDKATMEGVIKPLILGENPLHREQIWHWMDQMSTFTHKPSESEMGLVDCALWDLLGNKAGVPVYQLLGGAREKVRAYASTYPNLGGPEVYAEHARACKAKGYKAYKVHAYICWNPHTEEPAPQLPGFPKEDVEVCKAVREAVGDDMVLMLDPFGVYTLDESIWVGRELEKLNYYWLEHPMVETRVEAYRRLCRELDIAICSPEHVPGGVFSRAEWILQGACDMMRIDIFYGGITGCWKMINLCQAYGIQCELHGTGAPHVHLACAAPEATCRYYERGLLRPGVDYEEPSPYLKAIEDPIDSEGNVIVSQKPGLGIEYDWDYIEANRI from the coding sequence ATGAAAATAACTGACATAGAGGTCATTCAGTTCCGGACAACAACCAGGGGCCATCCTACCAAGTGGGGGTATGGTGTCTGGGGAGACGAAGTGGACAGTGTGGGCACAATCACCAAAATATCCACGGACGAAGGCGTCGAAGGGCATATGCTTGGAGGGGACAAAGCCACGATGGAGGGCGTCATCAAGCCGCTCATTCTGGGTGAAAATCCGTTGCACCGAGAGCAGATTTGGCACTGGATGGACCAGATGTCCACTTTCACCCATAAGCCATCGGAGAGTGAAATGGGACTGGTTGATTGCGCGTTGTGGGATCTGTTGGGCAACAAAGCTGGTGTCCCGGTCTACCAACTCCTAGGTGGAGCACGTGAGAAAGTCAGAGCCTATGCGAGTACCTATCCTAACCTAGGCGGTCCCGAGGTTTACGCTGAACACGCACGAGCTTGTAAAGCGAAAGGCTACAAGGCTTACAAGGTCCATGCCTACATCTGCTGGAACCCCCACACCGAAGAGCCTGCACCTCAGCTGCCCGGTTTCCCAAAGGAAGATGTCGAGGTGTGCAAAGCGGTACGCGAAGCGGTAGGGGATGACATGGTGTTGATGCTCGACCCATTCGGCGTCTATACCCTGGATGAATCTATCTGGGTGGGTAGAGAGTTAGAGAAACTCAATTACTACTGGTTGGAACACCCCATGGTCGAAACGCGTGTTGAGGCCTACCGCCGACTCTGCCGTGAGTTGGATATCGCCATTTGCTCACCGGAGCACGTGCCGGGCGGCGTGTTTAGCCGAGCAGAGTGGATACTGCAGGGCGCTTGCGACATGATGCGCATCGACATATTTTACGGTGGAATTACGGGATGCTGGAAGATGATTAATCTCTGTCAGGCTTACGGCATACAGTGTGAACTGCACGGCACGGGTGCACCCCACGTCCATCTTGCATGTGCTGCACCGGAAGCCACCTGCCGGTATTACGAGCGCGGACTCCTACGCCCCGGTGTAGATTATGAAGAGCCATCGCCGTATCTGAAAGCAATTGAAGATCCAATCGACTCTGAAGGCAATGTCATCGTTTCTCAGAAGCCCGGGCTAGGTATAGAATACGATTGGGATTATATTGAAGCAAACCGGATATAA